ATGATGTTCTGAGGCTTGAGGTCGCGGTGCACCACTCCCAGGGTATGGGCCTCGGCCAGGGCCGCGGCGATTTGGCGCACGATGGACAGCCCGGTCTCCAGGTCGATTGTCCCGGCCTGAATCTCCTTTTTCAGCTCGCGGCCTTCGATGTACTCCATGCTGATGAACTGGGTCTGGTCCGCCTGCCCCAAGTCGAAAATGCGGTAGACATTGGGGTGGGTGATGGTCCGGGCCAGGGCGATCTCGCGGTGGAAACGGGTCAGGTAGTCCGGGTTGGAGGCCAGGCTCGGGTGGAGCACCTTGAGGGCGACTGTCTGGTCGAGCACGCTGTCGCGGGCCTTGTACACCGTGGCCATGGCCCCGTCGCCGATCCGCTCCAGGTCGGCGTAGCGCCCGGCGAACAGCTTGCCGCCGCCCGTGCTGCCGGCTTTCTCCGCGGTGGCCTTGGGCCTGCGGCCGCGCGGAACGCGGGTGCCGTCGGGGCCGGTGTGGGTGGCGGAAGTGCCGGAGGCAGTCACCGCGATGTGGCTCGTGGGGCGCAGGTTCTCGCCGCAGGCCAGGCAGTACCAGTTGCTGTTGGGGTTCTCGGTCTTGCAGTTCGGGCAGATCATCGTGCCGCTCTTCCGCTTTGCGCTACAGGTTTCGTCCCGCCCAGTTCACGGCGTTTACGATCAGCCGGGCCAGGGGTTCGTTTTTCGTGAAGGGGCTCTTTTCCACCGGGTCGCCCGGGCTGAGGTAGATCACCCGTCCCGCGCCCTCGGACCGGGTCCAGCCGCAGTCCTCCCAGTGCCCGTCACCCGGGATGTCGCAGCCCAGGAGCCGCTCGACGCTCTGTCCGGGATAGAAGCGCATCCGGAAATGCTGGTCGTCGCTTATCCCGAAGCTCTCCGGCACGCCCTCGAACACCGGGTGCTCCACGCCGGGAAGGCGCACGATCTTGAAATCGCGGTGCTGGACCGAGCTGTCGGTGAGCAGGTAATAGCCGCCCACCAGACGAGTCAACTCGGGGTTGTTGTTGCCGTGGTTGACCACGTGGTGCAGGGCCACCAGACCGCCCCCACCCTGGACGTAGCGCGTGATGTTGTTCTCCAGGACTGCGTCGATGTCGTTGTGGTTGAACAGCACCAGGACATCGTAGCGGGCCAGGCACTCCGGGGTAAGGCTGTTGGCGGTGTTGGTGAAATCGGCCCGGAACGGGGACCGCGTGCTGTCGGAGAGCATCGCGGCCAGATCGAACCCGGCCTGCCCGTAGCGGTAGCTGTCGGCGAACACCAGCACCGCGAGCTTGCGCGGCGAGCCAGCCTGGAGCCAGCCCGCGCAGATAATGACAAGCAGCAGCGCGGCCGGAATTGTTTTCCTCATTGCTCCACTCTCCAATGGTTCTGGTTGGTCACGGCCGCGCCGTGCTCGATCTCGCGCAGCAGCTTGTTCAGGTTGTGCTCCTCGCGTATCCAGTGACGGAACAGGTCCATCCTGAACCGGAAACGACGGTTGAGGTTCGGCTCCAGGATCTCGCGGGCGCACAGGTTGTCCAGGACGAGCCGCACGGCCTCCGGGGCGGGGGCGGACGGTTTGCGCAGCAGCACGCTCAGGTCGTTCAGCCCGGCGTAGTGCTCGGAGTTGCGGCAGTGCTCGGCCAGGGCGGCCAGGACCAGACGCTCCTCCAGGCCCAGGCCGGCCCAGAAATATATCATCTGCGGCGGCGGGTTATCCACTATCTCACGCACTATGCTCGCCACGTCGTCCTCGTAGAAATAGTTCCTCTGCTCGGCGTTCAGGAACTCCACCACGTTGCGGCAGACAAGCTGGGTGTAGAATGGCTGCCCGGCGGTCAGGCGCAGGATGCGCGCCACGGAGGAGCCCAGGTAGAACACCTGTCCGGCCACCGGCTCCTGGACCAGGCGCCGGGCATCGTTGGGGGTGAGGAAGCTGATGTTGCGGTAGTCGCAGCGCTGGAGCAGGGTCTGCCAGTACACCGGCTCGCGCTCCTGCAGAAGGTGCGTGCCGGCGAACACCAGGAACAGCCCGGGCTTATGCTCGACCAGTCCACTGAGGAACAGGAAGATGTCCTTGCTGATCTTACCCTCGACCACCTTGTTCTCGATCAACTCGTACTCATCCACCAGGAACAGCAGCTTGTCCTGGCCGATGGTTTCGATCAGGCTGTCGATGAAGCGCTCGAAGGTGGCGAACGGGTTGCGCGAGCGGTCCTCGAAACCGTTCAGGTCGAACTGACGCTTGTAGCGCGCGGCGGCCTTGGCCGTGAGTTCGGCGATGCGCCCCAGGAACTCCCAGTCGTCGTTTACCGCCATGGCCTGCATGTCGACGAACACTGGCAGGTAGTGCGGCCCCAGCCGTCCGCCCAGTATCTGGTACATCACGCTGGTCTTACCGGCGCGTCTCTCGCCGAACAGCACGATCAGCGAGCCGTAGCGCTCGATGTCGACCTTGTTCTTGAC
This portion of the bacterium genome encodes:
- a CDS encoding ATP-binding protein codes for the protein AFLAGWLILIILSGGGYYYYRRNAMRQFLDRFRRRPFELIQPNPFIVGNPIRSKEMFFGREDDFRFVKNKVDIERYGSLIVLFGERRAGKTSVMYQILGGRLGPHYLPVFVDMQAMAVNDDWEFLGRIAELTAKAAARYKRQFDLNGFEDRSRNPFATFERFIDSLIETIGQDKLLFLVDEYELIENKVVEGKISKDIFLFLSGLVEHKPGLFLVFAGTHLLQEREPVYWQTLLQRCDYRNISFLTPNDARRLVQEPVAGQVFYLGSSVARILRLTAGQPFYTQLVCRNVVEFLNAEQRNYFYEDDVASIVREIVDNPPPQMIYFWAGLGLEERLVLAALAEHCRNSEHYAGLNDLSVLLRKPSAPAPEAVRLVLDNLCAREILEPNLNRRFRFRMDLFRHWIREEHNLNKLLREIEHGAAVTNQNHWRVEQ
- a CDS encoding ThuA domain-containing protein gives rise to the protein MRKTIPAALLLVIICAGWLQAGSPRKLAVLVFADSYRYGQAGFDLAAMLSDSTRSPFRADFTNTANSLTPECLARYDVLVLFNHNDIDAVLENNITRYVQGGGGLVALHHVVNHGNNNPELTRLVGGYYLLTDSSVQHRDFKIVRLPGVEHPVFEGVPESFGISDDQHFRMRFYPGQSVERLLGCDIPGDGHWEDCGWTRSEGAGRVIYLSPGDPVEKSPFTKNEPLARLIVNAVNWAGRNL